One segment of Thermococcus sp. AM4 DNA contains the following:
- a CDS encoding class I SAM-dependent methyltransferase — MTSLYDYMRRPMDPSSELAQRRYVAIRSFFNWALKEELVPRKRELRILDLCAGTGIAGAALLETLWEWGVEASLTLIERRKEDLLLVEEWLPGEREVIGIIGDCLTELPKLRDYDVALLWGHSMAHFNPFQAAELFQKVAKALGPEGVFLIEETDNFERLFYRGRYRSPHVEARGDDWTLVSLDEGYSRKKGTALVGFYKLPGWEPVEKIEIRFWDLAGIAGMLSMVFERVGIVSKSEHGIVGVDDVIYGTFPHRA; from the coding sequence ATGACTTCCCTGTACGATTACATGAGGCGGCCGATGGATCCGTCCAGCGAGCTCGCCCAGAGGAGGTACGTGGCCATAAGGAGCTTCTTCAACTGGGCCCTCAAGGAGGAGCTCGTACCGAGGAAGAGGGAGCTCAGAATCCTCGATCTGTGTGCGGGAACCGGTATAGCGGGAGCAGCCCTTCTGGAGACCCTCTGGGAATGGGGCGTTGAGGCCTCGCTGACCCTGATCGAGAGGAGGAAAGAGGACCTGCTCCTCGTGGAGGAATGGCTGCCCGGCGAGAGGGAAGTCATTGGAATCATCGGGGACTGTCTCACCGAGCTTCCGAAGCTGAGGGACTACGACGTTGCCCTGCTGTGGGGACACAGCATGGCCCATTTCAACCCCTTCCAGGCGGCGGAGCTCTTCCAGAAGGTCGCTAAAGCTCTCGGTCCCGAGGGGGTGTTCCTGATAGAGGAAACCGACAACTTCGAGAGGCTCTTCTACCGGGGGAGGTACCGCAGTCCCCACGTCGAGGCCAGGGGAGACGACTGGACCTTAGTTTCCCTCGACGAGGGCTATTCCAGAAAAAAGGGAACCGCCCTCGTTGGGTTCTACAAACTCCCCGGCTGGGAGCCCGTTGAGAAAATCGAGATCAGGTTCTGGGATCTGGCGGGAATCGCGGGAATGCTCTCGATGGTCTTTGAGCGGGTTGGCATCGTCTCGAAGAGCGAACACGGGATCGTTGGAGTGGACGATGTGATCTACGGAACATTCCCTCACCGGGCGTAG